One stretch of Malus domestica chromosome 14, GDT2T_hap1 DNA includes these proteins:
- the LOC139191165 gene encoding uncharacterized protein: MAADNRTIKELSASGLDNAVPLCIQYPVAAQGKTDEFELKSSLLHHIPKYHGLSMEDPNKHLKEFEVVCSSMTPINVNRSILKMKAFPFSLIDRAKNRLYELAPETVTSWESMKRAFLEKFFPTSRVILLRKKINGIQQNQGESFPAYYERFKGLVTSFLQHQMKEELLLQYFYEGLLPIKRKMLDALVGGALVDKTLVVAKILIANRALNAQQYEDVGQRDTPRQQVNEVVEGSKMQGITPNVCGVCSMQGHLNDQCPRIEGGKLPMSWDIKDQISYGVIHTLILTIRGGEIIQISNKESHNNLPNKGDFGKHHLGCFKGHMHHHKSHHNLPSKIQGQQNQAKEMSEVKKQIGHISEFMGQFREEGKLPSSTIVNPNEGFESAKAITLSSGKEVEINPNMSKPSPKDDEKLLIEEEEMDKATHAMLDLGAYINIMPYSIYASMNLGELKNDGVIIQLADRSNAYPKWVLEDVLVQVNDLVFPEDFYVFEMEDSAHFTPLPILIGRPFMKTARTKINVFKGTLTMEFDGDVIDFNISESIKYPKDNHSCFSINVFDALAHDYLDSLEKGPLETTIVHELGLNKPKAATELIHGKIENVFAVPPSAEI, translated from the exons atggcagcggacaatcgtacaataaaagaactttcagcctcgggGTTGGACAATGCCGTACCcctttgcattcaatatcccgtggcggcccaaggaaagaccgatgagttcgagttaaagtcaagctTGCTGCACCATATTCCcaagtaccatgggctgtccatggaagatccaaacaagcacttgaaagagtttgaagtggtgtgctcaagcatGACACCCATCAATGTCAATAGGAGTATtctgaagatgaaggcctttccattctctcttataGATAGGGCTAAAAATCGGCTATACGAACTAGCACCCGaaacggtcacatcttgggagagtatgaaaagagcattcttggagaaattcttcccaacttcaaggGTTATTCTTTTAAGGAAGAAAATCAATGGTATTCAACAAAACCAAGGCGAATCATTCCCAGCGtattatgagcgttttaaaGGCCTAGTTACATCTTTCcttcaacatcaaatgaaggaggaactgttacttcaatatttctacgagggactcctcccaattaaaagaaaaatgcttgATGCCTTAGTGGGTGGTGCTTTGGTGGATAAAACACTAGTGGTTGCCAAGATcctaattgccaaccgagcgttgaatgcacaacaatatgaagatgttgggcaaagagacaccccacgacaacaagtgaatgag GTAGTGGAAGGATCCAAAATGCAAGGAATTACACCAAAtgtatgtggtgtgtgttccatgcaaggacatctcAATGACCAATGCCCTCGAATTGAGGGTGGGAAACTGCCCATGTCGTGGGATATCAAGGACCAAATCAGCTACGGAgtgatccatactctaatacttacaatccggggtggagagatcatccaaatttcaaataaagAGAGCCATAACAACCTGCCCAACAAGGGGGATTTCGGCAAACACCACCTGGGGTGTTTCAAAGGCCATATGCACCACCACAAGTCCCACCACAATCTGCCCAGCAAAATTCAG ggccaacaaaatcaagctaaggagatgagTGAAGTGAAGAAACAAATAGGGCATATTTCTGAGTTTATGGGGCAATTTCGAGAAGAAGGAAAActtcctagttcaaccattgtgAATCCGAATGAAGGCTTTGAATCTGCTAAAGCCATCACATTGAGCAGCGGAAAAGAGGTAGAAATCAATCCAAATATGTCCAAACCAAGTCCAAAAGATGATGAAAAGTTgctaattgaagaggaggagatGGACAAAGCCACG catgctatgttagatctggGTGCATACATTAACAtcatgccatattccatttatgcatctatgaacctaggagagcttaaaaatgatggtgttatcattcaattagccgatcgttctaatgcatacccaaaatgggttttggaagatgttttggtgcaggttaatgACTTAGTATTTCCAGAGGACTTCTATGTGTTTGAGATGGAAGATTCGGCCCATTTTACACCCTTGCCGATCCTTATTGGAAgacccttcatgaaaacagcccgcaccaagataaATGTGTTTAAAGGGACActaacaatggaatttgatggggatgttattgatttcaatatttctgaatCTATTAAATACCCTAAGGATAATCATTCTTGCTTCTCTATTAATGTATTTGATGCTTTGGCGCATGACTACCTTGACTCATTGGAGAAGGGTCCTCTTGAAACCACCATAGTACACGAATTGGGACTCAACAAACCAAAGGCAGCAACTGAGCTTATTCACGGCAAGATTGAGAATGTctttgccgtgccccctagtgcAGAAATATGA